One window of the Pseudomonas sihuiensis genome contains the following:
- a CDS encoding DUF2970 domain-containing protein — protein MSDQDKDPQQAPLTLREMLQSVLAAALGVQSGKNRSRDFSRGKPSHFILLGVLFTTLFVIVLLVTVKLILHLATG, from the coding sequence ATGAGCGATCAGGACAAAGACCCCCAGCAGGCCCCGCTGACCCTGCGCGAAATGCTGCAGAGCGTGCTGGCCGCCGCCCTTGGCGTGCAGAGCGGGAAGAACCGTAGCCGCGACTTCAGTCGCGGCAAGCCCAGCCATTTCATTCTGCTCGGGGTGCTGTTCACCACCCTGTTCGTGATCGTATTGCTGGTGACGGTTAAGCTGATCCTGCACCTGGCGACTGGCTGA
- a CDS encoding NAD(P)/FAD-dependent oxidoreductase, whose translation MNSWRNISLWMDQLDDPLQARPSLQAQLHADVAIIGAGYTGLWTAYYLKRQAPQLRVVIVEAETAGFGASGRNGGWLMGNLLGEDRLLAGVPASERKAGFDLLHGIPDEVVSVVAREGIDCDLRKGGVLYCAARYPEQEVRLRDYLKELRALGLSEDDYRWLPPSELATQLRVANAYGALYSPHCATIQPAKLVRGLACCVEDLGVELYERSPVIDWQPGLVRTAHGLVTADWVVPAIEGYAASLPPLGNHQLPVQSLIVATEPLPADVWAGIGLERGQAFSEFSRQVTYGQRSLDDRLIFGARGGYRFGGRLRTDFNLTDDELGLRRYLMGEIFPQLRNVRFTHSWGGNLGMARRFQPHMLRDTRNRIALSGGYGGEGVGATNLGGRTLADLILGRDSELLRQPWVLSDSPISSLRRWEPEPCRWLGYNAIIRSFVHEDEVLANPRSPAWRRRLAQAVAARMESLMG comes from the coding sequence ATGAATTCCTGGCGCAACATCAGTCTGTGGATGGATCAGCTCGATGATCCGCTGCAGGCGCGGCCCAGCCTGCAAGCCCAGCTGCACGCCGACGTGGCTATCATCGGCGCTGGTTATACCGGCCTGTGGACGGCCTATTACCTCAAGCGCCAGGCGCCGCAGCTGCGTGTGGTGATCGTCGAGGCCGAGACCGCCGGCTTCGGTGCGTCCGGGCGCAATGGTGGCTGGTTGATGGGTAACCTGCTCGGCGAGGATCGTCTGCTGGCCGGTGTGCCAGCGTCGGAGCGCAAGGCGGGCTTCGACCTGCTGCACGGCATTCCCGATGAAGTGGTCTCGGTGGTCGCCCGTGAAGGCATCGATTGCGATCTGCGCAAGGGCGGCGTGCTGTATTGCGCGGCGCGCTACCCGGAGCAGGAAGTGCGCCTGCGTGATTATCTCAAGGAATTGCGTGCGCTGGGCCTGAGTGAAGACGACTACCGCTGGCTGCCGCCGAGCGAACTGGCCACCCAGTTGCGCGTGGCCAATGCCTACGGCGCGCTGTACAGCCCGCATTGCGCGACGATCCAACCGGCCAAGCTGGTGCGGGGCCTGGCGTGCTGCGTCGAGGACCTGGGTGTCGAACTCTACGAGCGCAGCCCGGTGATCGACTGGCAACCCGGCCTGGTGCGTACCGCTCACGGCCTGGTCACGGCTGACTGGGTGGTGCCGGCCATCGAGGGGTACGCCGCCAGCTTGCCGCCGTTGGGTAATCACCAGTTGCCGGTGCAGAGCCTGATCGTTGCCACCGAGCCATTGCCGGCGGATGTCTGGGCCGGTATCGGTCTGGAGCGCGGGCAGGCGTTCAGCGAATTCAGCCGTCAGGTCACCTACGGCCAGCGCAGCCTCGATGACCGTCTGATCTTCGGGGCGCGTGGTGGCTACCGCTTTGGCGGGCGCCTGCGCACCGACTTCAACTTAACCGACGACGAGCTGGGTTTACGCCGTTACCTGATGGGGGAAATCTTCCCGCAGCTGCGCAACGTGCGTTTCACCCATTCCTGGGGTGGCAACCTGGGCATGGCGCGGCGCTTCCAGCCGCACATGCTGCGCGACACCCGCAACCGCATCGCGCTGTCTGGCGGTTACGGCGGCGAGGGCGTCGGAGCCACCAACCTGGGCGGGCGCACCCTGGCCGATCTCATTCTCGGTCGGGACAGCGAACTGCTGCGCCAGCCCTGGGTGCTGAGTGATAGCCCGATTTCCAGCCTGAGGCGCTGGGAGCCCGAACCCTGCCGCTGGCTTGGCTACAACGCCATCATCCGCAGTTTCGTGCATGAGGACGAAGTCCTCGCCAACCCGCGCAGCCCGGCCTGGCGCCGGCGTCTGGCGCAGGCGGTGGCGGCGCGCATGGAAAGCCTGATGGGCTGA
- a CDS encoding helix-turn-helix domain-containing protein: protein MSDDLFPDDAAQTERTRETILRYHLSWKHRDLDAVMALYHPEIEYNDFYQQRCMRLAELREYVENNLPRRPGELLEHVDRIRIDGHTAFIQYCTSLQGGEGLVSFRTGEAITVRDGLIWRINEYATLVHEARGTGEAASSRPAISRLGLSTRQLGQLAQDLQDYFQRSQPFLDPELDLQQVAAATGYSRNQISHLLNQVLGESFYRYVNRARLQYLLDGLQAGSDLKRIDELAFAAGFNSLSAFYSCFKRHTGLSPTAYLKQISSRARTQDSD from the coding sequence ATGTCTGACGATCTCTTTCCTGACGATGCCGCGCAAACCGAGCGCACCCGCGAAACCATCCTGCGCTACCACCTGAGCTGGAAGCACCGCGACCTCGATGCTGTAATGGCGCTGTATCACCCGGAGATCGAGTACAACGACTTCTACCAGCAGCGCTGCATGCGCCTGGCTGAGCTGCGCGAGTACGTCGAGAACAACCTGCCGCGCCGCCCGGGCGAACTGCTGGAGCACGTCGACCGCATCCGCATCGACGGGCATACCGCCTTCATCCAGTACTGCACCAGCTTGCAGGGCGGGGAAGGGCTTGTGTCGTTCCGCACCGGTGAAGCCATCACCGTGCGCGACGGGCTGATCTGGCGGATCAACGAATACGCCACCCTGGTGCATGAGGCGCGTGGCACTGGCGAAGCGGCCAGTTCGCGCCCGGCGATCAGCCGCCTGGGGCTGTCGACCCGCCAGCTCGGTCAGCTGGCGCAGGACCTGCAGGACTACTTTCAGCGCAGCCAGCCCTTTCTCGACCCCGAGCTGGATCTGCAGCAGGTGGCGGCAGCGACGGGTTACAGCCGCAACCAGATCTCCCATCTGCTCAATCAGGTGCTGGGCGAGAGCTTCTACCGCTACGTCAACCGCGCCCGCCTGCAGTACTTGCTCGATGGCTTGCAGGCGGGCAGCGACCTCAAGCGTATCGACGAGCTGGCCTTTGCCGCCGGCTTCAACTCGTTGTCGGCCTTCTACAGCTGCTTCAAGCGCCACACCGGGCTTTCGCCCACGGCCTACCTCAAGCAGATTTCCTCGCGGGCACGCACGCAAGACAGCGACTGA